A stretch of the Medicago truncatula cultivar Jemalong A17 chromosome 5, MtrunA17r5.0-ANR, whole genome shotgun sequence genome encodes the following:
- the LOC11436625 gene encoding KIN17-like protein, translating into MGKNDFLTPKAIANRIKAKGLQKLRWYCQMCQKQCRDENGFKCHCMSEGHQRQMQIFGQNPTRIIEGYTEEFETTFLEHMKRSHRFSRVAATVVYNEYINDRNHVHMNSTEWATLTEFVKYLGRTGKCKVEETPKGWFITYIDRDSETLFKEKMKNKRIKADLVDEEKQEKEIQKQIERAEQMMQQSNPESDQPSSQVQTTKELNVEDGTKIGFSLGSSAKPVTKETGDASRIVFDEVDEEKYEERNPKNNLKRKESGGGKSALEEMIREEERIKEKNNRKDYWLHEGIVVKVMSKVLAEKGYYKQKGVVKKVIDKYVGEIEMLESKHVLRVDQEELETVIPQVGGRVKIVNGAYRGSLARLLGVDTDRFCAKVQIEKGAYDGRVLKAVEYEDICKVA; encoded by the coding sequence ATGGGGAAAAACGACTTTCTCACACCTAAGGCAATTGCCAATCGAATTAAAGCAAAAGGACTGCAGAAGCTTCGGTGGTATTGTCAGATGTGCCAGAAGCAGTGTCGTGATGAGAATGGTTTCAAATGCCACTGCATGAGTGAAGGGCACCAGCGTCAAATGCAAATATTTGGTCAAAACCCAACCCGCATAATTGAGGGCTATACCGAAGAGTTTGAGACAACTTTTCTTGAGCACATGAAGCGCAGCCATCGATTCAGCCGCGTGGCTGCAACTGTAGTTTATAATGAATACATAAATGATAGAAACCATGTTCATATGAACTCCACAGAGTGGGCTACACTTACCGAGTTTGTTAAGTATTTGGGTCGAACTGGAAAGTGTAAGGTTGAAGAAACGCCCAAGGGATGGTTCATTACATATATAGATAGAGATTCAGAAACTCTTTTcaaggagaagatgaagaataagAGAATCAAGGCAGATTTGGTAGATGAAGAAAAGCAAGAGAAGGAGATTCAGAAACAGATTGAAAGGGCTGAGCAGATGATGCAGCAGTCTAATCCCGAGTCTGATCAGCCTTCTTCACAGGTACAGACCACAAAGGAACTAAATGTAGAAGATGGAACTAAGATAggattttctcttggatcatcagCTAAACCTGTGACCAAGGAAACAGGTGATGCATCAAGGATAGTGTTTGATGAGGTTGATGAAGAGAAATATGAGGAAAGGAATCCCAAGAACAATTTGAAGAGGAAAGAAAGTGGTGGTGGAAAATCAGCTTTGGAAGAAATGATCAGGgaggaagagagaataaaagaaaaaaacaacaggAAGGATTATTGGTTGCATGAGGGAATTGTTGTTAAGGTTATGAGCAAAGTCTTGGCTGAGAAGGGGTACTACAAGCAAAAGGGTGTTGTGAAAAAAGTGATTGACAAGTATGTAGGGGAAATAGAAATGCTAGAAAGCAAGCATGTGCTTAGAGTTGATCAGGAAGAGCTTGAAACTGTGATACCACAGGTTGGGGGCCGTGTAAAAATAGTCAACGGGGCTTATCGCGGATCACTTGCTAGGCTGCTGGGGGTGGATACAGATCGTTTTTGTGCTAAGGTGCAGATAGAGAAAGGTGCCTATGATGGTAGGGTGCTTAAAGCCGTGGAATATGAAGACATTTGTAAAGTAGCCTAG
- the LOC11419666 gene encoding uncharacterized protein, whose amino-acid sequence MASSSKVAACAITTLLIFLTCLQFSTFKSPFHPRDLLPLMPKQISWPIINSLHSAVDILPVFVAAASSPNNTPEWKGACFYKNQAWMEFHNKTGSQFGGGTLHLKVSNAHSYTCMDIYIFATPYRVTWDYYFLSREHTLEIKEWDGRAEYEYVKNHGLSIFLMKAGMLGTLQALWEVFPLFTNTGWGEKSNIGFMEKHMGASFETRSQPWVTNISVDDIHSGDFLAVSKIRGRWGAFETLEKWVSGAYAGHTAVCLRDSDGKLWVGESGHENEKGEDIIAMIAWDEWWDFELNKDDSNPHIALLPLHPDMRARFNETAAWEYALSMDGQPYGYHNMIFSWIDTLSGNYPPPLDANVVACVMTIWSQLQPAYAANMWNEALNKRLGTKGLDLPEVLVEVEKRGSSFAELLTIPEQDDWTYSDGKSTSCVAFILAMYKEAGLFDPIASSIQVTEFTIKDAYLLNFFENNSSRLPTWCNDGDTVKLPYCQIKGKYRMELPGYNTMQPYPHMNERCPSLPTKYSRTKNC is encoded by the exons ATGGCTTCTTCTTCGAAGGTAGCAGCATGTGCAATAACCACGCTTCTCATCTTCCTCACATGCCTTCAATTCTCTACCTTCAAATCACCATTTCACCCACGAGACTTGCTTCCATTGATGCCCAAACAAATTTCATGGCCAATCATCAACTCCCTCCATAGCGCTGTTGATATTCTCCCTGTCTTCGTTGCTGCTGCTTCTTCCCCTAACAACACCCCTGAGTGGAAAGGTGCTTGCTTTTACAAGAATCAAGCTTGGATGGAGTTTCATAATAAAACTGGTTCCCAATTTGGTGGTGGTACCCTTCACTTAAAG GTTAGCAATGCTCATAGTTACACATGTatggatatttatatttttgcaaCCCCATATCGTGTAACATGGGATTATTATTTTCTGTCCCGGGAGCATACACTCGAGATCAAGGAATGGGATGGAAGAGCTGAGTACGAGTAT GTGAAAAATCACGGGTTATCAATTTTCCTAATGAAAGCTGGAATGTTGGGGACCCTTCAAGCACTTTGGGAGGTCTTCCCTTTATTTACCAATACTGGATGGGGTGAGAAGTCCAATATTGGGTTTATGGAGAAACATATGGGAGCCTCTTTTGAAACACGTTCTCAGCCTTGGGTTACAAATATCAGTGTTGATGACATTCACTCTGGAGATTTCCTTGCTGTTTCAAAAATTCGAGGTCGCTGGGGTGCTTTTGAGACTCTAGAAAAATGGGTTAGTGGAGCTTATGCCGGTCACACTGCTGTTTGCTTAAGAGATTCAGATGGAAAGCTTTGGGTTGGGGAGTCAggacatgaaaatgaaaag GGAGAAGATATAATTGCTATGATAGCGTGGGACGAGTGGTGGGACTTTGAACTGAATAAAGATGATTCTAATCCCCATATTGCACTGCTTCCTTTACACCCTGACATGCGTGCCAGGTTTAATGAGACGGCCGCGTGGGAGTATGCACTAAGTATGGATGGACAACCATATGGTTACCATAACATGATTTTCAGTTGGATAGACACTTTAAGTGGGAACTATCCACCTCCCTTAGATGCTAATGTG GTTGCATGTGTTATGACAATTTGGAGTCAACTCCAACCTGCATATGCTGCAAATATGTGGAATGAAGCCTTGAACAAACGACTTGGAACTAAA GGGCTTGACCTTCCAGAAGTTTTAGTGGAAGTTGAAAAGCGTGGATCATCTTTTGCTGAACTACTGACAATTCCAGAACAGGATGACTGGACCTACAGTGATGGCAAGTCGACTTCTTGTGTTGCTTTTATACTTGCAATGTACAAGGAAGCAGGATTGTTTGATCCAATTGCTAGTTCTATCCAAGTGACTGAATTTACG ATAAAAGATGCCTACCTTCTCAATTTTTTCGAGAATAATTCAAGTCGCTTGCCAACATGGTGCAACGATGGAGACACCGTGAAGCTTCCTTATTGTCAGATTAAAGGGAAGTATCGAATGGAGTTACCTGGATACAATACCATGCAACCATATCCCCACATGAATGAAAGGTGCCCATCTCTTCCCACAAAGTACTCCAGAACCAAGAATTGCTAG
- the LOC11427332 gene encoding cytochrome P450 716B1, with translation MMASVLLVALLLLIPILFLLRRTKPSKRVPPGSLGIPIIGQSLGLLRAMRANTAEKWIEDRINKYGPISKLSLFGTPTVLIHGQAANKFIFANGGDALVNQQTQSIKMILGDRNLLELSGKDHSRVRGALVPFLKPESLKQYVGKIDEEVRRHIQIHWEGKQQLKVLPLMKTLTFNIICSLLFGLERGKQRDQFMNPFQSMIKGMWSVPINAPFTHYNRSLKASARIQNMLKEIVHQKKVEYEKNGVNSRQDLISSLLSMVEDGKQVLTENEIIHNAMLVMVAGHDTSSILITFIIRLLANEPAICAAVLQEQEEIAKGKLLGETLTWEDLSKMKFTWRVAMETLRRFSPIFGGFRKTATDIEYGGYIIPKGWQIFWVTSMTHMDNNIFPEPSKFDPSRFENLASTPPYCFVPFGGGARICPGYEFARVETLVAIHYLVTKFSWKLLSENSFSRDPMPTPSQGLLIELCPRKLS, from the exons ATGATGGCTAGTGTTCTTCTTGTTGCCCTACTCTTACTCATTCCAATTCTCTTTCTGCTAAGAAGAACCAAACCATCCAAAAGGGTCCCTCCAGGTTCACTTGGAATTCCCATTATTGGTCAAAGCCTTGGCCTTCTTCGTGCTATGCGTGCCAATACAGCAGAAAAATGGATTGAAGACAGAATCAACAAGTATGGTCCTATTTCAAAGCTAAGCCTGTTTGGAACACCAACTGTTTTGATTCATGGACAGGCTGCGAATAAGTTTATATTCGCCAATGGCGGTGACGCTCTTGTTAATCAGCAAACACAGTCCATTAAGATGATATTAGGTGATAGGAACTTGCTTGAACTGAGTGGCAAAGATCATAGCAGAGTCAGAGGTGCACTTGTTCCATTCTTGAAGCCAGAGTCTTTGAAGCAATATGTTGGTAAAATTGATGAAGAAGTTAGGAGGCACATTCAGATACATTGGGAAGGGAAACAGCAGCTCAAG GTATTGCCCCTAATGAAGACTCTCACTTTCAACATAATTTGTTCTCTATTGTTTGGTCTTGAGCGTGGAAAACAAAGAGATCAATTCATGAATCCCTTCCAATCAATGATTAAAGGAATGTGGTCGGTCCCGATTAATGCACCCTTCACACACTACAACCGCAGCCTCAAGGCAAGTGCAAGGATCCAAAACATGTTAAAGGAAATTGTGCACCAGAAGAAAGTTGAATACGAGAAAAATGGCGTCAATTCCCGCCAAGACTTAATCAGTAGCTTGCTTAGTATGGTTGAAGATGGAAAACAAGTTTTAACTGAGAATGAAATTATCCATAATGCTATGCTTGTCATGGTTGCAGGACATGATACATCATCTATTCTAATCACTTTCATTATCCGGCTCTTGGCAAATGAACCAGCTATATGTGCAGCTGTTCTTCAAG AACAGGAAGAGATAGCTAAAGGCAAGCTCTTGGGAGAGACTCTAACATGGGAAGACCTTTCAAAGATGAAGTTTACTTGGAGAGTAGCAATGGAAACTCTCAGAAGGTTTTCTCCCATCTTTGGTGGATTCAGAAAAACTGCAACAGATATTGAATATGGTGGATATATTATACCCAAAGGGTGGCAG ATCTTTTGGGTTACATCAATGACTCACATGGACAACAACATTTTCCCAGAACCATCAAAGTTTGATCCAAGTAGATTTGAAAACCTAGCATCTACCCCACCCTATTGCTTTGTTCCATTTGGAGGGGGAGCAAGAATATGTCCAGGATATGAGTTTGCTAGGGTTGAAACTCTTGTGGCAATTCATTACCTTGTGACCAAGTTCAGTTGGAAGCTACTTTCAGAGAATTCTTTCAGCAGGGATCCAATGCCAACCCCAAGTCAAGGCTTACTGATCGAACTTTGCCCAAGGAAACTATCTTAG
- the LOC11431519 gene encoding protein FATTY ACID EXPORT 5, with amino-acid sequence MHDFCFTIPYGLVLVGGGLFGFIHKGSTASLAGGVGTGLLLILAGYLSLNAFGKRKNSYLALAIEILCAGVLTWIMGQRYLQTSKIMPAGMIAGLSALMTLFYLYKLATGGNHIPATAKAD; translated from the exons atgcacgATTTCTGTTTCACAATTCCGTACGGGTTGGTATTGGTCGGTGGAGGATTATTCGGTTTCATCCATAAAGGAAGTACCGCTTCTCTCGCCGGGGGTGTCGGAACCGGGTTGCTTCTCATCCTCGCCGGTTATCTCAGTCTCAATGCCTTTGGGAAGCGGAAAAACTCTTACCTAGCTCTCGCCATCGAGATCC TTTGCGCAGGTGTACTAACATGGATCATGGGACAGCGTTACTTGCAAACATCTAAGATTATGCCTGCTGGTATGATTGCAGGACTCAG TGCTCTCATGACTCTGTTTTATCTGTACAAACTAGCAACTGGTGGCAATCATATACCTGCTACTGCTAAGGCTGACTGA
- the LOC11431977 gene encoding putative disease resistance protein At5g05400 has product MADIALSVAAKVSEYLVKPLLHHARYMFGFNKIVTNLYDKKDKLILTQKSVNEHMKEARRKTEIIEESVERWMNDVKNVLKDVEKLEEKTKENKGCYRVPLQYFLAKEVENATEKMMNLNSCNFEPFSRRTELPGMKYFSSKNFVYSKSTEHAYNKLMEALKDRKYHMIGFHGMGGSGKTTLVKEVGKKAEELQLFDKVVMAVVSHNPEVTYIQGQIADSLDLILREESPIGRAQRLSTSLQNERTLVILDDVWENLEFEAIGIPPCCTVLLTTRGRDVCVCMNCQITVELSLLDEEEAWTLFKRCADIIDDSPYALKLKNVPRKIAKKCKGLPIAIVTMASMLRGKRVEEWELALLRLEETQTIDGEEVLSSCYACIKLSYDNLTKQVSKNLFLLCSMFPEDWEINVEDLVRYIKGLGPAAGTIGTMEKVRREIQVTLLILKDSYLLQQCGKKEFVKMHDLVRDAALWIASKEGKAIKVPTKTLAEIEENVKELTAISLWGMENLPPVDQLQCPKLKTLLLHSTDESSLQLPNAYFGKMQMLEVLGITKFYYTWRNLYTLRYLSSSLSILAMPQSIERLTMLRDLCLRGYELGDISILASLTRLEILDLRSSTFDELPQGIATLKKLRLLDIYTCRIKKSNPYEVIMKCTQLEELYMWRVEDDSLHISSLPMFHRYVIVCDKFRENCRFLIDAYLEDHVPSRALCIDQFDASALIHDSSSIKDLFMRSEHLYLGHLRGGCKNIVPHMDQGGMTELIGLILESCSEIECLVDTTNTNSPAFFELVTLKLICMNGLKQVFIDPTSQCSLEKIEDLQIEYCTQLSSISFPRKSNMCNLKILRLQWCPMLTSSLFTPTIARSLVLLEELKLFDCSKLKHIIAEEYVEVENANYPNHALKVFPNLRILHVHGCQGLESIFPITFAQTLERLEKIVIWYNFGLNYVFGTHNDYKNSSGSETKTNINLLALRRISLVSLLNLIDIFPSYCHPNSPNLKEIECRECPRFSTNVLYKTMIGSDHQKGRMATEERVIFPDSGEPVLALECLTIENSMVLEGIFQLQAEKQSPLNSSLSHLCLKELPELRLIWKGPKDILTLQKLKSLVLVGCRNLETIFSPTIVGSLAELSELVVSKCEKLENIICSDQDGNLSTFSKPVCFPLLSIVHVFQCNNLKCLFSHSLPSPFPELEFITVEECSEIEQVFFFNDDDRGQHVTEENKQRLILPKLREVKLVCLPNFTEFCRGPYKLQQNVKHYTVRHCPKYTYAWFPTENQEWNPFSSIHLQSTGDVWEMGLGSSSTSTFAVATSNSVNDPEIQDKVIKLETNLESERQRRRLMALELQVESERRRLIELKLEAEQERRRIMEETLLSFFHKMLGRVPQQFSYLLSQTRLAQNEENEDQTLFDVSIQSL; this is encoded by the exons ATGGCAGACATTGCTCTCTCCGTTGCAGCCAAGGTTTCAGAATATTTGGTCAAGCCTTTACTACACCATGCTCGTTACATGTTCGGTTTCAACAAAATCGTTACAAATCTTTATGATAAAAAAGACAAGTTGATATTAACCCAAAAGAGtgtgaatgaacacatgaaagAAGCCAGAAGGAAAACCGAAATAATTGAGGAATCTGTAGAGAGGTGGATGAATGATGTGAAAAATGTCTTAAAAGATGTagaaaagttggaagaaaaaactaaagaaaacaaGGGGTGTTACCGTGTACCTTTGCAATACTTTCTAGCAAAAGAAGTAGAAAATGCGACAGAGAAAATGATGAATCTAAATAGCTGCAACTTTGAGCCATTTTCTAGACGCACTGAACTTCCTGGCATGAAATACTTTTCATCCAAAAACTTTGTGTATTCCAAGTCCACTGAGCATGCTTATAATAAACTCATGGAGGCATTGAAAGATAGAAAATATCACATGATTGGATTTCATGGGATGGGAGGATCTGGTAAAACCACTTTGGTGAAAGAGGTTGGCAAGAAAGCTGAGGAGTTGCAACTTTTTGACAAAGTTGTTATGGCTGTTGTCTCTCACAATCCAGAAGTGACATATATCCAAGGTCAAATTGCAGACAGTTTGGATTTGATATTGAGGGAAGAGTCACCAATTGGTAGAGCACAAAGACTTTCAACAAGTTTACAAAACGAGAGGACTCTTGTGATCTTAGATGATGTGTGGGAGAATCTTGAATTTGAAGCCATAGGGATTCCACCCTGTTGCACTGTCTTGTTAACTACTCGCGGTCGAGATGTATGCGTGTGTATGAACTGTCAAATTACAGTTGAGTTGTCTCTCTTGGATGAGGAGGAAGCATGGACTTTGTTTAAAAGGTGTGCAGATATCATTGATGACTCGCCATATGCCTTGAAGTTGAAGAATGTGCCAAGGAAAATTGCTAAAAAATGCAAAGGACTCCCGATTGCAATTGTGACTATGGCAAGTATGTTAAGAGGAAAGAGAGTTGAAGAGTGGGAGTTAGCATTGCTTAGACTAGAGGAAACACAGACAATAGATGGTGAAGAAGTACTGAGTAGTTGTTATGCATGTATCAAGTTAAGCTATGACAATTTGACAAAGCAAGTGTCTAAAAATCTCTTCTTATTGTGCTCAATGTTTCCTGAAGACTGGGAGATCAATGTGGAAGATTTGGTTAGGTACATTAAGGGACTTGGACCAGCTGCTGGGACTATTGGCACAATGGAGAAAGTGAGGAGAGAGATACAAGTGACCTTGCTCATCCTCAAAGATTCATATTTGTTGCAACAATGTGGCAAAAAAGAATTTGTGAAAATGCATGACTTGGTTCGTGATGCAGCCTTATGGATTGCTTCCAAAGAAGGTAAAGCAATTAAGGTACCTACCAAAACATTGgcagaaatagaagaaaatgtaAAAGAGTTGACTGCAATATCCTTATGGGGCATGGAGAATCTTCCTCCTGTTGATCAATTGCAGTGCCCGAAACTCAAGACTCTTCTACTTCATTCCACGGACGAATCGTCTTTACAATTACCAAATGCATATTTTGGAAAGATGCAAATGCTGGAAGTCTTGGGGATTACAAAATTTTACTACACGTGGCGCAACTTGTACACCCTGCGCTACTTGAGTTCATCATTGTCTATCTTAGCCATGCCACAATCGATAGAAAGATTAACCATGCTTCGAGATCTTTGTCTAAGAGGATATGAATTAGGCGATATCTCTATACTGGCAAGCTTAACAAGACTCGAGATTCTCGATCTACGTAGTTCAACTTTCGATGAACTGCCACAAGGAATCGCAACTTTGAAGAAACTAAGACTACTGGATATATACACTTGTCGCATCAAGAAGAGCAACCCTTATGAAGTGATAATGAAGTGTACACAGCTAGAGGAATTGTATATGTGGAGAGTTGAAGATGATTCTTTACATATTAGCTCTTTACCGATGTTTCATAGGTATGTAATTGTATGCGACAAGTTCAGAGAAAACTGTAGATTTCTCATAGATGCTTATCTAGAGGACCATGTGCCATCAAGAGCATTATGCATAGACCAGTTTGATGCCTCAGCTCTTATTCATGATTCAtcttcaatcaaagatttgttTATGAGATCGGAACACCTTTACTTGGGGCATCTTCGAGGAGGATGCAAAAACATCGTCCCGCACATGGACCAAGGAGGAATGACCGAGCTGATCGGTCTAATACTCGAGTCTTGTTCAGAGATAGAATGTCTCGTTGATACTACAAATACCAATTCTCCAGCATTCTTTGAGTTGGTTACCTTGAAGTTGATATGCATGAATGGTCTTAAACAAGTTTTCATTGATCCAACTTCCCAATGCTCTCTTGAAAAAATAGAAGACCTGCAGATAGAGTATTGTACACAACTGAGTAGCATATCTTTTCCAAGGAAATCAAATATGTGTAATCTTAAGATTCTCAGACTACAGTGGTGTCCAATGCTAACATCATCACTTTTCACACCCACCATTGCTCGAAGCTTAGTGCTACTAGAggaattaaaattatttgattgcaGCAAGTTGAAGCATATCATAGCAGAAGAGTATGTGGAAGTTGAGAATGCTAATTATCCAAATCATGCCTTGAAAGTGTTCCCAAATCTAAGGATTCTTCATGTGCATGGATGTCAAGGTTTAGAATCGATCTTTCCAATCACTTTTGCTCAAACTCTAGAGAGATTAGAGAAGATAGTTATATGGTACAACTTTGGTTTAAATTATGTATTTGGTACACACAATGATTACAAGAATAGTAGCGGGAGTGAAACTAAGACCAACATCAACCTCCTTGCTTTAAGAAGAATCTCACTTGTATcattgttgaatttgattgacattttccCCTCATATTGTCATCCAAATTCACCAAATTTGAAAGAGATAGAATGCAGAGAATGTCCTCGCTTTTCAACCAATGTACTGTACAAGACTATGATCGGTTCAGATCATCAGAAAGGTCGCATGGCTACAGAG GAGAGAGTAATATTTCCTGATAGTGGAGAACCAGTCCTAGCCCTGGAATGTCTTACCATTGAGAACTCTATGGTACTAGAAGGTATTTTTCAACTGCAAGCTGAAAAACAATCGCCCTTGAACTCAAGCTTATCTCATTTATGTTTAAAGGAATTGCCTGAGTTGAGGCTTATTTGGAAGGGTCCAAAAGATATCCTTACCCTTCAGAAACTTAAGAGTTTGGTTCTGGTTGGATGTAGAAACTTGGAAACCATCTTCTCTCCCACTATTGTTGGAAGCCTTGCAGAGCTAAGTGAACTTGTTGTAAGCAAGTGCGAAAAATTGGAGAACATCATTTGTTCAGATCAAGATGGAAACTTATCTACCTTTTCAAAACCAGTGTGCTTCCCTCTACTGTCCATAGTTCATGTCTTTCAGTGCAACAATTTGAAATGCCTTTTCTCTCATTCATTGCCTTCTCCATTTCCTGAACTGGAATTTATTACTGTAGAGGAGTGTTCTGAAATAGAACAggttttctttttcaatgatgatgatAGAGGCCAACATGTGACTGAAGAAAACAAACAACGTTTAATTCTTCCAAAATTGCGTGAGGTGAAACTCGTATGTTTGCCAAACTTCACTGAATTTTGCCGAGGGCCTTATAAACTGCAGCAAAATGTGAAGCATTATACAGTAAGGCACTGTCCCAAGTATACTTATGCCTGGTTTCCGACTGAAAATCAG GAATGGAATCCATTTTCCTCTATACATTTACAATCAACTGGGGATGTTTGGGAAATGGGATTAGGATCAAGCTCAACTAGTACTTTTGCTGTTGCTACTAGTAACAGTGTTAACGATCCTGAGATACAAGATAAGGTGATCAAGTTGGAAACAAACTTAGAATCTGAAAGACAAAGAAGAAGATTGATGGCGTTGGAGTTACAGGTTGAGAGTGAAAGGCGAAGACTAATAGAACTGAAACTGGAAGCTGAGCAAGAAAGACGACGGATCATGGAAGAAACGttgctttctttctttcataaaaTGCTTGGAAGGGTCCCTCAACAATTTTCTTACCTTCTTTCTCAAACTCGATTG gcacaaaatgaagaaaatgaagatcaGACTTTATTTGATGTATCCATACAGTCCCTCTGA